CGGTAGCTCTCGAGCACGGCGTCGAGGTGGTAGAGCGGCTTGCCGCCCTCGACCATGAAATTTTCGCTGATGATCTCGAAGAAGTCGACGGAGGGACGTTGTTCGAGAATGGCGCGGTAGTGAGGCACGCGTAGCCCGACGCCGACGCCGAGATCGGGCGTGCCCAGTCGGGGAGACTTGTCTTCGGTCATGGAAGCTCAGCGAGCAGAAATACCACGGCCCGCTTCGACGCTCTCGAAGCGGGCCGCGACGGTCACCAACCTGTGGTCGGGCTCACTGGGGGCAGTGGGCGTTGCAGCCGCCCTGACCCTTGCAGCCGTTCTGGCCGGCGCACTCGTTCTTGCCCTCGACGGCGCAGCCGCCCTTGCCCTTGCACTCGTTCTTGCCCTTGCAGCACTCCTTGGCGCCGGCAGCGGCAGCGGCCGGATCTCCGGCGGCGGGTGCCTCGGCGGAGGGTTGGCTACCTCCACAGGCGCTGAGGGCGCCGAGCATGAGCCCGGTCGAGGCGGCGGTCGCGATCGTTTTGGAAAGATTGAATGCCATCCACGCTTCTCCTGTTCGGTTGTCCCGGAAAGCTCCGGAAGGTATCTCTACCCCTCGGTAGCTCGCATACGGTGGCCTTTCCGAATCGGTTTCGAAAGGGCCGAGTGAGTGTAACTGGTAGGATTGTCGAACGGCCAGGTTCCGCACAAATTGTCCGGCCGTCCAGCTTCAATCCAAAACTACGAGTGATCAGCGGACTCGGATCGGTCGGGAGAACTTCCATGTGGCCCAAGAACAGCCCTCCTCAGGCTTTTCGCGCTCGTCGTGAGCGCCTCACGGCGAAGCTCGCCGAGCCCGCGCTGCTGGCATCCGGATTCGCTCGCCCCCGGAACTTTCCGAACAATCGTTTTCCTTTCCGGGCGGAGAGTCACTTCCTCTACTTGATCGGTCGCCACATCGAAGGCGCAGGGCTCTTGCTTCGTCCCGAGGGTGCGGTGCTGTACGCGCCAGCGCCGGATCCGGCGGAGGCGATGTGGACCGGGCCGGCGCCCTCCCTCGACGCGCTCGCGAAGGAGCTCGAGATCGAGGTGAGGAGCGTGGACGATCTGGCCGTGCCCGCGGGCACGGCGACACTTCCGGCTCAAGATCTGGAGACCACGGTGTGGCTCGCGGAGGCGCTGGACCGAGATTTGGAAGCGGGTGGCGGCGCGGACGTGGAGGGTGCGGATCTGCGACTCGCGGAGGCGATGATCGAGACTCGGCTCTCGCACGACGAGGCCGCCGTGGCGCAGCTGCGGCAAGCGGCCGAGGCGACGGCGGACGCGCACGTGGCCGGCATGGCGGCGACGGAGCCGGGGCTCAGGGAAGCCGACGTGCGGGCCGCGATGGAGGCGCGCATCATCGCCAGCGGCATGACGTGCTCCTATGGGTCGATCGTCACGGTGCACGGCGAGGTGCTGCACAACGAGACCCACACGCATCGCTTGGGAGAGCGCGATCTGGTGCTGGCGGACGTTGGCGCGGAAACCCCGGAAGGCTGGGCGGGGGACGTCACGCGCACCTGGCCGACCACGGGGCGCTTCTCGTCGACGCAGCGGGCGCTGTACGAAGCGGTGCTCTCGGCGCAGCGCGCCGCGCTCGAGCGCGTGGGGCCCGGGGTCCGCTACTTGGACGTGCATCGCGCGGCGGGGCATGCGCTGGTGGCGGCACTGGTGGAGCTCGGCATCTTCCGCGGCGATCCCGAGGACCTGTACGCGCGCGGGGCTGCCGGCGTGTTCTTTCCCCATGGCGTGGGGCACCTCTTGGGCCTCGACGTTCACGACATGGAGGACCTGGGGGACCGAGCGGGTTACGCGGCGGGGCGCAGCCGAGCGGAGTCGCGTGGCGACCGCTTCTTGCGATTGGACCGCGACTTGGCGCCCGGCATGGCGGTCACCATCGAGCCTGGTTTCTATCAGATCCGGCAGATCCTCGAGAACGCCGAGGAGCTCGGAGACGTGGCCGACGCGTTGAACACCGCGGAGCTCGCGCGCTTCGCGGACGTGCGCGGCATTCGCATCGAGGACGACGTGCTGATCACGGAGACGGGCTCGGAGGTGCTGACCGCGGCGATTCCGAAGACCATCGCCGAAGTGGAAGCCGCGGTGCGCTGAGTCAGGCGCCGGCGCGGGCGACGCGCTCTTCTGCGGTCCGAACGGCGTCGGACCAACTCGGGTCGACCGGCGAGACCAAGCTCACCACGTCTTCCACGGCGGCGCCCGCGTCCAGGGCCTCCCGCGCCTGGGCGGATCCCGTGAGCAGATCGAAGGCGGGGATCTCCGCTTCGAACTCGTAGGCGTGAGTGCGGAATGCGAAGTGGTCGGGAGCTTGGCGCTTGGCCAGAGCCAGCAGCGTGAGATAGGCGGCGACGGGCCGGAAGATACCGGGCTCCGTCACCTGCAGCAGGATGCCGCTGCACGTCTCTCCGGCGTGCTTCTCGAAGCTCGGCCGGAACCGCGCCGGGCGCACCTGGGCGCCGGGGACGCCGTGCTCGTTCACGGCCTGCGCCAGCTCCTCCCCGTTCAAGAAGGGGGCGCCGACGAGCTGGAAGGGAAGCGTGGTACCGCGGCCTTCCGACAGGTTCGTGCCTTCGACCAAGCAGCCGCCGGGATACACCAGCGCCGTTTCGAGCGTCGGCATGTTGGGGGATGGCGGCGCGAAGGGGCGATTCCACGCGCTGGCCGTGTGATGGCGCTCCCAGCCGACGGTGCGCACCACGGAGAGTGCGCCGGCGGCGCCGAGCGCGTGACCGTCGCGTTCGATGAACAGCGCGAGGATCTCGCCGACGGTCAGACAGTGACGGATCGGCAGCGGCTCCAGCCCGACGAAGGAGGTGAATCCCTCCGCCTGGGGCGCGCCCTCGAGATAGCTCGGATCTCCGCTGAGGGGGTTCGGGCGATCGAGCACCACCACGTGCACTCCTGCGGCGGCGGCGGCCCGGGCGGCGAGGAGCGCCGTCCAGACGTAGGTGTAGTAGCGCGCGCCAACGTCCACGAGGTCGACGACCAGGACGTCGATGCTTCCGAGATCCTCCGCCGTGGGCGACAGCGACTCGCGCGTCTTGCCGTACAGGCTCACCACGCGGGCGCCGTCCTGATCGCCGGCGTCCACGACCGCTTCTTCCGCCTGCGCCAATCCATCGAGGCCGTGCTCCGGGGAGAAGACCACGGCGACGCTGACGCCGAGCTCGTCCAGCACCGCAAGCGTTGGTCGCCCGCGCCGATCCACGGCCGCTGCGTGGGTCAGCACGCCCACCCGTGCGTCGCGCAACCGCCGACGAAGTGCCGTGAGCTGTCCCCCGAGGACCTGGTCGATACCGCAAAGCATGGCGGATTTCCTATCAGATTCGGGAGGATACGGAAACGGAGCGCGCGGTATGCAATCAGTTGCGGGCGAAAGGGGCCTGGTATAACTTTTTTTCGCAGTGCGGCGTGTCCTGGTAGTCGACGACGAGGAAAACCTCCGGCTGGTGCTCAAGACCTTGTTGCGCCGCAACGGCTACGAGGTGGAGACCGCGGAGAGCGGCGAGGAGGCCTTGGGGTTGGTGGAGACCTTCGGCCCGGATTTCGTGCTCACGGACGTGCGCATGCCGAAGATGGGGGGCCTCGATTTGCTGGCCACCCTGAAGGCCAAGGGTAACGACGCCACCGTCATCGTGATGAGCGCCTATGGCAACACGGACCTCGCCATCGAGGCGATGAAGGGCGGCGCCTACGACTACGTCCAGAAGCCGTTCAAGCCCGACGAGGTCGTGTTGGCGCTGCGCAAGGCGGAGGAGCGCGAGCTCTTGCGGCGGGAGAATCGCGCGCTGCGGGAGGAGATCCGCAAGGAGAACAAGTTCGAGGACATCCTGGCCAAGAGCGGGAAGATGCAGGACATCTTCCGAACCATCGCAAAGATCGCCGAGTACAAGACCACCGTGCTCGTCTCCGGCGAGAGTGGCGTGGGCAAGGAGCTGGTGGCACGGGCGATTCACCAGCGCAGCAGCCGACGGGGCGGCAGCTTCGTCGCGGTGAACTGCGGCGCGATCCCCGAGAACCTCCTGGAGAGCGAGCTCTTCGGCCACAAGAAAGGGGCGTTCACCGACGCCGTCGCCGACCGCCGGGGTCTGTTCGAGGAAGCAACCGGCGGCACGCTGTTCCTGGACGAGATCGGCGAGCTGCCTTTGGGACTGCAGGTGAAGCTGCTCCGGGTGCTCGAGGACGAGAAGATCCGGCGCGTGGGCGAGACGCGGGACGTCAAGGTGGACGTGCGCATCATCGCCGCCACCCATCGCGACTTGATGGCCGAGACCAAGGCGGGGCGTTTTCGCGAGGATTTGTTCTATCGCCTCAACGTGCTGCCGATCCACGTTCCGCCGCTGCGCGATCGCCGAGAGGACATTCCCCTGTTGGTGGAGCATTTCGTCACCCGCAACAACGCTCGCCTGGGGACCAACATCCGCGGCCTCGACAGCGAATGCCGTCGGCTGCTCTACGAGTACTCGTGGCCGGGTAACGTGCGTGAGCTGGAGAACACCATCGAGCGGGCGATGGTCCTGGCGGAGGGGGACCAGCTGGTGGCGGCGGACCTGCCAGAGCGCATTCGCGAGGCGCGGGACCCGGTCCAGATGCAGCTCTCCAGCGGTGAGCTGTCGGTGAAGAAGACCATGCGAATCATCGAGGAAATCCTGATTCGGCGGGCCTTGCAGAAGACCAAAGGCAACCGCACGCGGGCCGCCGAGGTCCTGGAAATCAGCCACCGCGCCCTGCTCTACAAGATCAAGGACTACCAGATCACCGACCTGTGACCGGGCATCGGTCACCACGGGCTTGGACCGGGCCCCGGCCCTTCGGTAGGATTCGCGCCATGCGCAAGGTCACTCTGGGATTCGCGTTCCTCTTCGTCGCCGCTTGCGGGCCCTCCTACGGAGGCCAGGGCGTCAAGACGCCCGAAGAAATCGTCGCCGAGCAAGAGCAAATGGGGGCGGAGCAGGAGGCGCAGGAAAAGGACTATCAAGGCTCCGCCGAGGAGACGGACTTGGAGAAGAAAGCCAAGTTCGACAAGAAGCAGACGGAGCTGGAGCTCAAGCGCGCCGAGCGTTCGGGTGAGACGTGCCCGGGTGTCGTCACCGAAGAGGGACCGACGGGGACGGCTCACGTGACGCTGCTGTTCGCCAACGACGGCCACGTGAAGGACGCCTCCATCGCCGCGCCCTTCGAGGGAACGCAGGTGGGCAACTGCGTGCTGAACGCGATGAAGGCGGTCATCGTTCCGCGCTTCACCGGACCCGAAGAGACCGTGGAGTGGGAAGTTCACGTCGAAGCGAAGGCCGACGACTCCGCGGACGACAAGAAGAAGAAGTGAGGCTCAGCGCCCGCGGGCGACGCGCTCGTTCGCCCGCGGGACGGCCCGCGCCACCTCGGTGAAGTTGCGTCCGAGGGGGATGCCGTACTGGTCTTCTACCTCCACCCGAACGACCCACGGGCCTGGGGTATCGGCGGGTGGAACCGTGGCCCAAAGGCCGTCGTCGCGCTTTTCCACGTCCAGCTCCACGGGCTCCACGCCGACCAACACGCGAACGTGCGGTTCGATCCACGCGGGGGCGGCGGCGCCCTCCCGATCGCGAAGGGCGACGCGGACATGGAGCGCTTGGTCGGGCCACACGGCGTTCTTGGGCGTGAACGAAATGCGGGCTTCGATGCCACGGGGCTCCACGCGGGTTCGGGCCAGCTCGAAGGAACCGGGCGCGTGGAAGTAGACCGTGGTCGGTCGATTCTCCGGCAGCTGAATGGCTCCATGGGCGCGGAAGAACCTGCCCTCGGCGCCGTAGCTCACGTTCAGGCCGGTGCTGCCCTCGAAGCTCACGGCCTGTCCGCGTCCCAGGCGGACCACACCCCGAGCATCCACGAAGGAGCCTTCCGGCACGACCGCTTGCACGACGTACATGGCCAACGGTTTCGAGGGCGTGCCCGGAAGTCCGAGCTCGTCGAGAGGTGTGACCACGAGCTCGTGGCGCCCCGTGGGTAGTCTCGTGCTCGGAAGCGTGGCGGTCTTCGTCAGGAACTGCTGCTCCCCCAGGGTCACGCTGTAGCTCTTGCCGGTGGCGGTCCAGGCCACGCCGCTCACGTTCGCGATGCCCGCGTTGGCGACCCATACCCGAGACCCGCCCTGGAAGACCGGAGCCGCCGGAATGGGCCGGTCGCTGAGCGTTCCTTCGCGGTCGATGCCGATGCGACGCCCAGCGGCCACGGCTGCGTAGGGTCCACCGCCGGTGGAGAGCAGCACTTCAGCGTCGCTGTTGAGCACCGCGTGCTCGGCGCCGCGATGTGCGAGCGCCGCGTGCCCGTGGCGCACGATGGCGCTTACCTTGTCCGTCGTCGTGAGCAGCACCGCCGTTTCCGATCCCGCCGTGTCCACGTACGCGGTGCCCGTGACCAGCACCATGGTGTAGGTGCGCGTGGGCTTTCCCGGCGACAGCTGGAGATACTGCGGCGTTCGGAACATGCGGATGCTGCTACCGGCGGCCAGCCGGACCTTTGCCTTGCCGGGCATCTCCCAGGTGGAGCCGTCCTTGCCGACGTCGTACAGAACGCCGCGCATGCTCACGCTGCCGGCAACGAGGTGGGGGCGATTGGGGGCTGCGGAGCTCGTGCCCCCCACGAGCAGCGCGGCAATGAGTCCCAAAATGGTCGTCGCTTTAACCACGACGCCTAGAACGGCGTTCAGTACAGGATCCCGTAGCGCTTTCTACATTTTTTGGCCCGGGGGCCGAATCTCGAACAAATCCATGCCGCCCCATGTCCGTCTGAATCGTTGAGACTCATCTTCTAGCAAACCCATGGACTGCCCCGTCTGCAACACCGAAAACCCGAGCGAAGCACGCTTCTGTCAGCGTTGCGGCTCGCCCCTCCCGGATCCCGCGGCGGATGCCGGTGGGCTCATCGGGCAGGTGGTCGGTGGTCGCTACCGAATCAAGCGCGTCATCGGCGAGGGCGGCATGGGCGTGGTGTACGAGGCCGAGCAGCGCATGGGCGAGGGCATGCGCAAGGTCGCGATCAAGACCCTGCTACCGGAGCTGTCCCACGATCACGCCATTGTGTCGCGATTCCACCGCGAGAGCGGAACGGTGGCGCAGCTCGAGCACCCGAACACGATTCGCTTCTACGACTTCGGTGAGACGCCCACGGGACAGCTCTACATCGCGATGGAGTACGTGAAGGGACGCTCCCTCACCGACCTCATCGAAGAAGGCCCCATCCCCGTCGAGCGCACCCTTCGCATCCTGAGGCAGGTGTGTGGCGCTCTGGAAGAGGCGCACGACCTGGGCATCGTTCACCGCGATCTGAAGCCCGACAACATCGTGCTCACCACTCGGGCGGGTGAGGACGACTTCGTCAAGGTGCTGGATTTCGGCATCGCCAAGCGCATCGGTCCGCAATCCGACAACCAGACCAAGCTCACCCAGCAGGGCATGGTGCTCGGCACTCCGCCCTACATGAGCCCCGAGCAGCTCGCCGGCGAGGTGGTGAGCCCCGAGAGCGACATCTACTCCCTGGGCATCATCGCCTTCGAAATGCTCACCGGGCGCTTGCCCTTCGATGCCGACACTCCCTGGCAGTGGGCTTCGAAGCACATGACCGAGGCGCCGCCGCCGCCCAGCACACTCACCTCCCAGCCGATCCCGCAGCAGGTGGAGCGGGCGGTGCTGCACGCCCTGGAGAAGCAGCGCGAGGACCGGCCGCGCCATGCCCTCGATTTCTACCGGGAGCTGAGCGGAGAGCCGCCCCGAGTCCGCACCCAGCCCGGCGGGCCGGGCCGCACCGAGCCGGGGGATGGCCCGATGGGCCGCGCCCGCACCGAGAGCGCTCCGGTGGTTCCGGCGTACAGCACCGAAGCCGCTGTGGCGGCGCCCATTCCGCCGCCGCCCATGCGGCGTTCCAAGATGGGATGGGTGCTCGCAGTGGGCGGGGTGTCGCTCGCCATGGGCCTCGTGGCCGCCGCGCTGTACATGAAGCCCGGGAGTCCGGGCAGCTCCGGCTCCGAGCCGGGTCAACCCACCCCGACGCAGTCGGGCACCACCGAGATAGCGCCTCTGGTGGAGGGCACGACCGCGCCCACGGCAGAGCCTCCGCCTCCCGAAACGGCACCGACCCAAACGTCCTCGAAGAAGGCGCCGGCGCCGCCCAAGACCACCCAACCGCCGATCACCTTGCCGCCGGTGGTAACGACGCCCATCCCCACGGCCACGGCCACGCCCACCCAACCCCCTCCGCCTCCGCCCCCCACGGCGACGCAGCCGCCGCCCACGGCGACGCAACCCCCGCCGCCTCCGCCGCCTACGAGCACCGCGAAGCCCCCCGGCGGCTTGAAGCTACCCGGCCGTCCTTCCGGGCCGACGGGGGACGCCGCGTGCACGGCGAGCGGCTCCGCCGCGCAGTCCGGTAACATCGAGGGCGCGGTCTCGCTCTACAACAAGTGCGCGTCCACTGGTGGCAGCGGCGGCGCCCTCAACACCGCCAAGGGGCGCATCCAAGCCGCGGCTCCGGGGGTGGTCAAGCAGCGCGCGTTCTTGGGCAACTGTGCGGGCGCGCGTTCGGCTGCCAACGCCGCATCTTCGATCGGCGCAGGGGGGCCTGCTCAGGCGCAGCTCAGCCGGACCAACTGCAAGTAGCTCACAGGAACCAGACGCCGAGGACGATCAGCACCGAGGCGAGGGCTACGGAGGTCATCGCGGCGATTTCCCACGGACCCGTGCGGGGATCTTCGAAGCGGAGCTCGATGGAGGCAAAACGGCTGGCCTCGCGGCGCTGACGCCCCGTCAGCGCGACGTTGGCAGCGCGGAGGGCGGTATCGAGTTGCTCGTCGCTCATCGGCCCGCCTTTTCGCACAGGGTCCCCATGGAGTCGAGGCCCCCCAGGAAACTGCAGCGAATTCAGGTCAATAGAAGCGAGCTTTGCCGCGGGACTCCCACCATTCCTGGTACCGCTCCTGGACCCGCCCTCGCTCCTTTCGGGACAGATCCTCGTAGTAGCCGAAGTACTCCCGGGACAGCGCCTTGAGCTCTTCCCCTGCGTCCCGGCGGATGCGGACGTCGTCGTGCATCAGCGCATCGATCAGCCATTCCATTCGATGCCGGCTGCTGTTCTTGCGCCACCAGTCGCTCCAGGCCTTGGCGTCCGTCTCGAAGTCGTTGCGCGCCAAGACGCGTAGCGCCCAGTGCACGGATTTCACGATTTCGTCATTGTCGTCCGAGAGCAGCGGGATCAGGCGCGGCACCGCGCGGCCATCACGCAAGTCTGCAATGGCTTCGATGGCGGCGTAGCGCAGCTCTTCGGACTGAGTCGGATCCGCCGCCAGGATCGCGAGGCCGTCCCGCAGGGTGGTGCGGGCGTCGACGTCCTGCTGCATCATTCGGCCGGCGGCCACAGCAGCGCGGCGAACCTCGGCGTCGTCGTCGACCGCGCGCCGGACCACCGCCTTGGCGGCGTCCGGGCTCGGCATCTCCCCCAGAAGCCACGTTGCCCATCGCCGCACCACGGGGTCGCCGTCCGCGGTTCGGACGACCAGGAACGCCGTGGCATTGGGGCCGATACGGACCAGCGTTCGCAGGATGGGGCCGCAGTCCGAGGCCCGCGCGGTGGGCTCCCCCAAGCGGCGTGCGAGCTCGGGACGGATCGGGCCGGGGAAAGCGCCCACCAACGTCGGAATGGCGGCGTCGCCGAAGTCCACCAGCTGGTCGACCACCGTGGTGTCGCCGTCCAGCAGCCGCTCCACCAAGGCGCGGCAGTCCTCTTCCAAGTCTACGATCACCGAGGGCAGCTTGAGCCCAGGGGAGCTGTGCCTTCGGGCCAGCGCCCGCGGTCCATACGCCACCTTTCGCGAAGAAGGCGCCAGCGGCACCTCCAGCTGCTGGGTGATGGACGAGTCCGAGTCGCTGCTGCGGTACTCGTCGAGATCCACGTCTTCTTCCTTCACCAGCTCCAGTCGGGGTCCCGAGTCGTGGCTGCTCGGAGGTGCCAGACCCGGGGTGGTCTTCTTGCCGATGCCCGGTTTGGTTTCCTTGCGCTGGAGCGGCGGCTTCGAGGCCACGTCCCAGCCGTCCTCCGGAGGCTCTTCGTCACTCCTGGGTGGGGGCGTCTGGGACGGCGTGCGTCGCGTCAGGGGAAACGGCTGCGCATCGACGTCCAGCTTGGGGGTGCCTTGGGGCGGCGTGCGCTTCTTGGGCGGGGCCTTCGCGATGGGCGACTCAGCGGGAGTCGGCGGCAGGTCGGTCTGCCGCTTCGCGACGGGCGTCTCGTGGCCGGTCTCCGGCGCGGCCGCCGTGGGCGGCGGCGCCGGCGACAGGGCTCGAGCGAGAGCTTCGGCCCGCAGCTCTGGAGCGGGGATCTTGTGGCGCTTGCGGCGCACCACCGGCGGCAGACTGGCCGTGGGAGTCTCGTTCTCGACGTCGCGCCGGGTGGCCAGCTTGCGCTTGAGGATCACGCGCTCCAGCGCGGCGGCCACCAGCGGAGCGAAGGCCAGCACGTCGCCGATTTCGGAGAGCGTCACGTCGCTGTCGCCGTGATCTCCATAGAGGATCAGGACGGTTCGCGCGCGCACCACGACCGGGAGCAGCATCACCTGGGCGCCAACGGGGCGTTCCAGGTCCGTTGCCAAGCTCGCGTCGATACCCTCCCGGCCCAAGGTCGCCACGCTGACGGCCTTGGCGTCCCGAACCGCCGACAGGCTGCTCGGCAGATCCATGGGCACGCCGATCCCGCGGATCTTGGTGGTATCCGCCCCCGGGCCGTCGGCGTCGCGCCCCTCGGCCAGATCGGAGTGCACGGCGAACAGCGCGGAGTACTCGAAGTACTGGGAAGCAAAGTCGAAAAAGGCGCCGAGCACGTCGTCTCGGGAGTCCGCCTCCATCAGGTCTTCCTCCGCCATGGCGGCGGTGTACGGGCCCCGGTGGCGCTTGCGTCCGCGGGGGCGAGGCGCTGGCGCCGTCGAGCTCGCGGGCTCCCGCGGAGAAATCCAAGTGCGCACCACCTCCGCCGCTGGGGGCGCGCCCGTCGCCGAGCGGGCCACTTCCACGGGAGGAGGCGCGGACGGCGGCACGTTCGCCGGCGCCGGCGCCGAGGCCAGCGTCTTCGGCGGGTTCTGTGCGGAGTACGCGATGGGCGGCACACTCGCCGGTCGCGGGAGGTTCGGCACGGACAGGCTTGCGCGGGATGCCGCGGGCATCGAGCTCGGGCTGGGGTCCGGCCGCCCCTCGAGCTTCGCCACCAGTCGCAGCGTGCGGCGGTCCATGGGTAGCCCGTAGTCCCGGCTGATCGCTTGCCGGATCCGCACCTGGGGTGCTGCCTGTTGGCGGAGCACCACGCCCAGCGAGAAGGTGAGATCGGATTCCACCTCCGAAGGCAGCGGTTCACTGACCGCGATGGTCAGCGTGCCGCCTTCTTCCTTCAGCGGGTAGAAGCCGTGCCGCAACGCGAGCTCGCCGGGCACCAGCCGCAGGGTCCCGTCCTTGGTCGTGGGCAATGCACCATCTGGCGCGGCTTCCAGGCCGTGGCTCTCGGCGAGCAAGCGCGTCAGCGCCGCCTCGCTCACCGCCGCGAGCTCGAGCAGGTTGGTCGCGAGATCTCCCCCGTACAACACCTGTCGCGCCAGCGCTTCCTCGACGTCGCGCATGGACGCGACTTCATTCTTCACGATGCTGGAGCTGAGGGTGGCCATGGATGTGCGTCGAGGGTCTCCCCCGGACGGGGGGCCATCATCCCTGCGATGGGGAATTGTCGCGGCGGCACCTCGGATGTCAACGGAATGCGCCGTCCGGCCTGCGGATCAGTGGGCCAGGGCCTTGGCCAGGACGTCGGCCAGCAGCCAGCGGGCCAGGGACAGGTAGATGACGATGCCCAGCACATCCACCAGCGTGGCGATGAAGGGGGTCGAGCTGGTGGCCGGGTCCACGCCCACGCGGTGGAGCAGCAGCGGCATCATCCCGCCGACCACGCAGCCCATCACCACGATGGCCACGATGGTGAGGGCGATCAGCCCAGCGAAGTGGGGCGACCCACCCGCCATCACCACCCGCAGCACACCCAAGAGCGCCAGGAGCCCACCGAGCACCAACCCCTGCAGCAGCTCTCGCCCGAGCACGCGCCACCAGTCCTTGGACTCGATGTCGCCCACCGCGAGGCCCCGGATCACCAAGGTGGAGGATTGAGACCCGGAATTGCCCCCCGCGGCGATCAGCAGCGGCACGTAGAAAGAAAGCTCTGCTACCGCGGAGAGCACCGGGCCGTAGGCCTGCATCGCGGTGGTGGTGAAGTAGCCGCCGAGGAACAAGATCAAGAGCCAGGGTGCGCGTTTGCGGATGTACTCGGCGAAGGAAGCGTCGAAGTAGCCTTCGCGGATGGGCTCGATGGCGCCCATCTTCTGGACGTCCTCCGCCTGCTCTTCGGTCATCACGTCGAGGATGTCGTCGGAGGTGATGACGCCGAGGATCTCGCCCTTCTGGTTCACCACGGGCAAGGTGTTCAAGTCGTACTTGGCGAGCTTGCGGGCCACCTCTTCCTGGTCCAGCTCCGGCGGTACGCTGATCACGTTCTGCGCCATCGTTTCCGAGACCAGATCGCCCGGATCCCCCAGCAGCAGGTGGCGCAGCGTGAGGTAGCCCACGAGGTGCTCTTCACCCGTGACGACGTAGACCGTGTCGAGCGTCTCGGCCTCGTCGGCTCGCTTGCGGATCTCTTCGATCGCGTCGGCGATGCGCAGGTCGGGCGAGACGGACACGTAGTCCGTCGTCATCAGACCGCCGGCGCTGGTCTCGGGCCAGCGGGTCAGCTCCTGAACGTCCTCGGCGACCTCCGGATCGACGCGCTCCAGGTTCTCGAGCAGCGGCGCCACCACATCGGGCGGAAGGATCGTCAGGAAATCCGCGCGCTCGTCGGCGTCCATTTCGGTCACCAGACGCGCCGTGGAGTCGAGGCCCATGCGCTCCGCCAGGGTCGTCTGCCGATCGTCGTCCAGACGCTCGAAGACCTGCGCCGCGTAGTCCGTGGGCAGCTCCGTCAGCAGCTCGGTGGCCTTTTCGTCGTCGAGCTCGTCGATGACGTCGGCGATGTCCTCCGGGTGGATCTCGTCCAGCAGCTCGCGGACTTCACCCGGGCTTTCCCGGAGGAGCGTCTCCAGCTCGGGACCGATCAGCCGTGCCAGACGCATGGGCGCCGAATTAGCAGACCTTTTGTCAGGTTGAAAAGCATCGCGCCTTGAGGCGCGCCTCACACCCCTCTAGATCGGCGTCGTGGCGGTCCTCACCGATCTCGATCCTCCGATTTTCACCATTACTCTGGCCCGACCCAAGGCGAATGCGTTCGATCAGGTCCAGCTGGACGCGCTGGGGCAAGCCGTGGAGCGCGTGGCCGGTGCGGAGGGGGGTCGCGCCCTGCTGCTCCGGGCGGAGGGCGATGTGGCGTTCTGCGCCGGTGCCGACCTGGGCGCCGTCGGACCGCTCGCGGAGCCCGACGGCCTGGCCAGCTGGACCCGTGGTGCCCACGCGATCCTCGATCGCATCGCCGCGCTCTCCATCCCGGTCGTGGCGGCCTTGCGCCGTCCGGCCGTCGGCGGCGGTTTCGAGCTCGCCCTCGCTTGCCACTTCCGGGTCATCGCTCGCGACGCCCACGTCGCACTGCCGGAAATCCAGCGCGGGTACCTGCCGAGCTGGGCCGCCGTACAACGGTTGATTCCTTTGGTT
This portion of the Polyangiaceae bacterium genome encodes:
- a CDS encoding aminopeptidase P family protein is translated as MWPKNSPPQAFRARRERLTAKLAEPALLASGFARPRNFPNNRFPFRAESHFLYLIGRHIEGAGLLLRPEGAVLYAPAPDPAEAMWTGPAPSLDALAKELEIEVRSVDDLAVPAGTATLPAQDLETTVWLAEALDRDLEAGGGADVEGADLRLAEAMIETRLSHDEAAVAQLRQAAEATADAHVAGMAATEPGLREADVRAAMEARIIASGMTCSYGSIVTVHGEVLHNETHTHRLGERDLVLADVGAETPEGWAGDVTRTWPTTGRFSSTQRALYEAVLSAQRAALERVGPGVRYLDVHRAAGHALVAALVELGIFRGDPEDLYARGAAGVFFPHGVGHLLGLDVHDMEDLGDRAGYAAGRSRAESRGDRFLRLDRDLAPGMAVTIEPGFYQIRQILENAEELGDVADALNTAELARFADVRGIRIEDDVLITETGSEVLTAAIPKTIAEVEAAVR
- a CDS encoding DUF1343 domain-containing protein; the protein is MLCGIDQVLGGQLTALRRRLRDARVGVLTHAAAVDRRGRPTLAVLDELGVSVAVVFSPEHGLDGLAQAEEAVVDAGDQDGARVVSLYGKTRESLSPTAEDLGSIDVLVVDLVDVGARYYTYVWTALLAARAAAAAGVHVVVLDRPNPLSGDPSYLEGAPQAEGFTSFVGLEPLPIRHCLTVGEILALFIERDGHALGAAGALSVVRTVGWERHHTASAWNRPFAPPSPNMPTLETALVYPGGCLVEGTNLSEGRGTTLPFQLVGAPFLNGEELAQAVNEHGVPGAQVRPARFRPSFEKHAGETCSGILLQVTEPGIFRPVAAYLTLLALAKRQAPDHFAFRTHAYEFEAEIPAFDLLTGSAQAREALDAGAAVEDVVSLVSPVDPSWSDAVRTAEERVARAGA
- a CDS encoding sigma-54-dependent Fis family transcriptional regulator; protein product: MRRVLVVDDEENLRLVLKTLLRRNGYEVETAESGEEALGLVETFGPDFVLTDVRMPKMGGLDLLATLKAKGNDATVIVMSAYGNTDLAIEAMKGGAYDYVQKPFKPDEVVLALRKAEERELLRRENRALREEIRKENKFEDILAKSGKMQDIFRTIAKIAEYKTTVLVSGESGVGKELVARAIHQRSSRRGGSFVAVNCGAIPENLLESELFGHKKGAFTDAVADRRGLFEEATGGTLFLDEIGELPLGLQVKLLRVLEDEKIRRVGETRDVKVDVRIIAATHRDLMAETKAGRFREDLFYRLNVLPIHVPPLRDRREDIPLLVEHFVTRNNARLGTNIRGLDSECRRLLYEYSWPGNVRELENTIERAMVLAEGDQLVAADLPERIREARDPVQMQLSSGELSVKKTMRIIEEILIRRALQKTKGNRTRAAEVLEISHRALLYKIKDYQITDL
- a CDS encoding protein kinase, which encodes MDCPVCNTENPSEARFCQRCGSPLPDPAADAGGLIGQVVGGRYRIKRVIGEGGMGVVYEAEQRMGEGMRKVAIKTLLPELSHDHAIVSRFHRESGTVAQLEHPNTIRFYDFGETPTGQLYIAMEYVKGRSLTDLIEEGPIPVERTLRILRQVCGALEEAHDLGIVHRDLKPDNIVLTTRAGEDDFVKVLDFGIAKRIGPQSDNQTKLTQQGMVLGTPPYMSPEQLAGEVVSPESDIYSLGIIAFEMLTGRLPFDADTPWQWASKHMTEAPPPPSTLTSQPIPQQVERAVLHALEKQREDRPRHALDFYRELSGEPPRVRTQPGGPGRTEPGDGPMGRARTESAPVVPAYSTEAAVAAPIPPPPMRRSKMGWVLAVGGVSLAMGLVAAALYMKPGSPGSSGSEPGQPTPTQSGTTEIAPLVEGTTAPTAEPPPPETAPTQTSSKKAPAPPKTTQPPITLPPVVTTPIPTATATPTQPPPPPPPTATQPPPTATQPPPPPPPTSTAKPPGGLKLPGRPSGPTGDAACTASGSAAQSGNIEGAVSLYNKCASTGGSGGALNTAKGRIQAAAPGVVKQRAFLGNCAGARSAANAASSIGAGGPAQAQLSRTNCK